One region of Termitidicoccus mucosus genomic DNA includes:
- a CDS encoding efflux RND transporter periplasmic adaptor subunit, with amino-acid sequence MNSATSLRLSVVLSLLAAVPALVAQDNRTTVRTVAPSTATASRVYQIPGRTEPYEAVSVYTRATGIVRERKFDIGDMVRAGDVLATVDAPEIDRAVESARAAVDQAIAREKNARVLAGRSTNLLGARAISLEESEQRTTTATETEAAVRAARAELARLEELQKFATVRAPFDAVVSARNFDRGDHVRGDAAATDGWLYRVARIDRLRFAINASPDIALRLAVGAEATVRFNEMPGRVFTAQVARFSRVFDTASGTMRVELLLENPDFILPAGLTGTAAFELAPSPGTFVVPTNTLVVDRGRTTIAVVNGGRVAFSEVRPGRNLGPSIEVTSGALAADTAVIVNPNAMLRAGDPVDVLPMGK; translated from the coding sequence ATGAACTCTGCCACATCACTCCGTCTCAGTGTCGTCCTGTCGCTGCTCGCCGCCGTTCCGGCGCTGGTCGCGCAGGACAACCGGACCACTGTCCGCACCGTCGCGCCGTCCACGGCGACGGCTTCCCGCGTTTACCAAATCCCCGGCCGCACCGAACCCTACGAGGCCGTCAGCGTTTATACCCGGGCCACCGGCATCGTCCGCGAGCGCAAGTTCGACATCGGCGACATGGTGCGGGCCGGCGACGTGCTCGCCACCGTGGATGCCCCGGAAATCGACCGCGCGGTCGAGAGCGCCCGCGCCGCCGTGGACCAGGCCATCGCCCGCGAAAAAAACGCCCGCGTGCTCGCCGGGCGTTCCACTAATCTGCTCGGCGCCAGGGCGATTTCGCTGGAGGAATCCGAGCAGCGCACCACGACCGCCACCGAGACCGAGGCCGCCGTGCGCGCGGCCAGGGCGGAACTCGCCCGGCTGGAGGAATTGCAGAAGTTCGCCACCGTGCGCGCACCGTTCGACGCCGTGGTCTCCGCGCGCAATTTCGACCGCGGCGACCACGTGCGCGGCGATGCCGCGGCGACCGACGGCTGGCTTTACCGGGTCGCGCGCATCGACCGGCTGCGGTTTGCCATCAATGCCTCGCCCGACATCGCGCTGCGCCTTGCCGTCGGCGCGGAGGCGACCGTGCGCTTCAACGAAATGCCGGGCCGGGTCTTTACCGCGCAGGTGGCGCGCTTCAGCCGCGTCTTCGACACGGCCTCCGGCACGATGCGTGTCGAGCTGTTGCTGGAAAACCCGGATTTCATCCTGCCCGCCGGGCTGACCGGCACCGCGGCGTTCGAGCTGGCGCCGTCGCCGGGCACGTTTGTCGTGCCCACCAACACGCTGGTGGTCGATCGCGGACGGACCACGATCGCGGTCGTGAACGGGGGCCGGGTGGCGTTCAGCGAGGTCCGGCCCGGCCGCAATCTCGGCCCGAGCATCGAGGTGACATCCGGCGCGCTGGCCGCGGACACGGCGGTGATCGTCAATCCCAACGCCATGCTGCGCGCGGGCGACCCGGTCGATGTGCTGCCGATGGGCAAGTAA
- a CDS encoding efflux RND transporter permease subunit, whose product MHHAIEHAVERAARLQGRILGALLVRRRWLILLPSAAAVALGCFAALQSGREFFPATDAGLIRLFIRVPSGIRVEDTARIMADVQREIRGLIPRDELQFVVENIGTPSPVNQAWVETTAISSADGEIFVQLAAEHGPSERYIGNIRAMLAEKFPGVQAFFRPADATSQTLASGAPTTFEVRFSGRDIAGNLVLAQEFRGRLAEIPGAADVTLREVLDQPGYAIRVDRARAATLGITQQDASGALLAALGSGGSVAPSFWSDPATGAAYDVQVIAPPSVLTSVEQLLNLPIRPSTGGGAPVPLRTFATVGEKRAPASVSRTTMQPTWTVVANAAGRDLGGLTADLEKIIDELRPRLKPANRIELAGQAALMRSSYSELIGGLGLSAVLVFLVMVVNFQSWSLPFVAISGLPVAVSGALFSLWLTGTPLSVPALMGIIMVVGVSTANSVLVSSFARDLTNAGVSAPDAAVNAATTRLRPVLMTALAMILGVIPMAIGHAEGGEQNAPLGRAVIGGLVFGTCASLFLVPIVFATVRARFGAKTSVS is encoded by the coding sequence GTGCATCACGCCATCGAGCACGCCGTGGAGCGCGCCGCCCGCCTCCAAGGGCGCATCCTCGGCGCGCTTCTGGTGCGGCGGCGCTGGCTCATCCTCCTGCCGTCCGCCGCCGCCGTCGCGCTGGGCTGCTTCGCCGCCTTGCAGTCGGGCCGGGAGTTTTTCCCGGCCACCGACGCCGGCCTCATCCGCCTCTTCATCCGCGTGCCGAGTGGTATCCGGGTCGAGGATACCGCTCGCATCATGGCCGACGTGCAGCGCGAGATTCGCGGCCTCATCCCGCGCGACGAGCTGCAATTCGTCGTGGAAAACATCGGCACGCCCAGCCCCGTCAACCAGGCGTGGGTGGAGACCACCGCCATCAGCTCGGCCGACGGGGAAATCTTCGTGCAGCTCGCCGCGGAACACGGGCCGAGCGAGCGCTACATCGGAAACATCCGCGCCATGCTCGCGGAAAAGTTTCCCGGGGTGCAGGCGTTTTTCCGTCCCGCCGACGCCACCAGCCAGACGCTGGCCTCGGGCGCGCCGACGACCTTCGAGGTGCGTTTCAGCGGCCGCGACATCGCGGGCAACCTCGTCCTCGCGCAGGAGTTCCGCGGGCGGCTCGCGGAAATCCCCGGCGCCGCCGACGTGACCCTGCGCGAGGTGCTCGACCAGCCGGGCTACGCGATCCGCGTGGACCGCGCCCGCGCCGCCACCCTCGGCATCACGCAGCAGGACGCGTCCGGCGCGCTGCTCGCCGCGCTGGGCAGCGGCGGCTCGGTGGCGCCCAGCTTCTGGTCCGACCCGGCGACGGGCGCGGCCTACGACGTGCAGGTCATCGCGCCGCCGTCGGTTCTCACCTCGGTGGAGCAACTGCTCAACCTGCCCATCCGCCCCTCGACCGGCGGCGGCGCTCCCGTGCCGTTGCGGACCTTTGCCACGGTCGGGGAGAAGCGCGCGCCGGCGAGCGTGTCGCGCACCACCATGCAGCCGACCTGGACCGTGGTGGCCAACGCCGCCGGGCGTGACCTCGGCGGCCTCACCGCCGATCTCGAAAAAATCATCGACGAACTCCGCCCGCGCCTGAAGCCGGCCAACCGCATCGAGCTGGCCGGGCAGGCTGCGCTCATGCGTTCGTCCTATTCGGAACTGATCGGCGGGCTCGGCCTGTCGGCGGTGCTGGTGTTTCTGGTCATGGTGGTGAACTTCCAGTCGTGGAGCCTGCCGTTCGTGGCGATCAGCGGCCTGCCAGTGGCGGTGTCGGGCGCGCTTTTTTCCCTCTGGCTGACCGGCACGCCGCTGAGCGTGCCCGCGCTCATGGGCATCATCATGGTGGTCGGCGTCTCCACGGCCAACAGCGTGCTCGTGAGCAGCTTCGCCCGCGACCTGACCAACGCCGGCGTGTCCGCGCCCGATGCGGCGGTCAACGCCGCGACCACGCGCCTGCGCCCCGTGCTGATGACGGCGCTGGCGATGATTCTCGGCGTCATCCCGATGGCGATCGGCCACGCCGAGGGCGGCGAACAAAACGCCCCGCTCGGCCGCGCCGTGATCGGCGGCCTCGTCTTCGGCACCTGCGCCTCGCTGTTCCTTGTCCCGATCGTGTTCGCCACCGTGCGCGCGCGGTTCGGGGCGAAAACGTCCGTCTCCTGA
- the plsY gene encoding glycerol-3-phosphate 1-O-acyltransferase PlsY, whose amino-acid sequence MLISIISAVVIGYFLGALPFGFLVARSKGINIFEHGSKNPGATNVKRVLGEKFGASGKRAGNLVFALDALKGAVAAGWPYAVFLCQMLKYRLRGGVVAGVNEPFETILWLWAAIAGLVGALLGHSFSCFTRFKGGKGIATGAGGFLVLMPLSIALAASLWVGVFKTSRYVSLASILAALSLPVTSFVTARLWGFPPVQIVWLSAAIGMFVTYRHRANIVRLLNGTENRFARKS is encoded by the coding sequence ATGCTGATTTCCATCATCTCCGCCGTTGTCATCGGCTATTTTCTCGGCGCGCTGCCATTCGGATTTCTCGTCGCACGCTCGAAGGGAATAAACATTTTCGAGCACGGCAGCAAAAACCCGGGGGCGACCAACGTGAAGCGCGTGCTCGGCGAAAAGTTTGGCGCGAGCGGGAAGCGCGCGGGCAATCTCGTGTTTGCGCTCGACGCGCTCAAGGGCGCGGTGGCGGCGGGCTGGCCGTATGCGGTATTCCTGTGCCAAATGCTAAAATACCGTTTGCGAGGTGGTGTTGTCGCCGGAGTCAACGAACCGTTTGAAACCATATTGTGGTTGTGGGCGGCCATCGCCGGCCTAGTGGGCGCGCTGCTCGGGCACAGTTTTTCGTGCTTCACGCGCTTCAAGGGCGGCAAGGGCATCGCGACGGGCGCGGGCGGTTTTCTCGTGCTGATGCCGCTGTCCATCGCGCTGGCTGCGTCGCTGTGGGTGGGCGTGTTCAAGACGAGCCGCTACGTGTCGCTCGCATCGATTCTCGCGGCGCTGTCGCTGCCGGTGACGAGTTTTGTGACGGCGCGCCTGTGGGGTTTCCCGCCGGTGCAGATCGTGTGGCTGTCGGCGGCGATCGGCATGTTTGTGACCTACCGCCACCGCGCAAACATCGTGCGCCTGCTCAACGGCACGGAAAACCGGTTCGCGCGGAAAAGCTGA